AGTCGGAATTGGTTGTAGGACAAAGGGCAGGCAGTTGCCTATATTTTTAGCAGGCATTTCAGATTTGCGTTATACTTTTCCCTGTCTGTGTACTTTACTTATGAGAAAGGCAGCAAAATTATGATCTTAGAATTCATTAAAAAACTGTTTGGCGCAACTGGCGGCGCATCGTCTTCGCCAAAACGCGGCGGCTGGAATGAGGAAGAGGGCGTGTATTACGCCAAAGGCAGCTACGATAACGCAGTAGAGTACAACAATGAGTTGATGTGCATTGCCAATTTTATGCTCTACCATATGGAAGACATGAACCAGGCAATGGACAAACGCGATTATGCCCAAGCGGAAAATGTCCGTGTGCAGTGGATAGCCGCGATTCCCAATTACATCGCACAAGCCGATAAATTGGGTGCATACAAAGGCGATGCTTCCCTGTTGAATGCTTTGAAAAGCCATCTGCGTTTCTTTAGCGATTTGATGGAAGACGGCTATAAAAAGCTGATTCAAATCCGCGCTTCCGGCAAACACGGTTCGGAAGAAGATGAAGAGCAATTGGACGAGAACAACGAGAAAATCTTGGACAGTACCGATAAGTTCAATGAAGTGAGCGATGAGTTTTTGGAAAAATTCGAAGACGAATAAACCGTATAGGCGAATTTTGTAAAACGCTATCCTAAAACCAAAAATCCTCTAAATTCCTTACGACAGAATTTAGAGGATTTTTTTCATAAGCCGTTTTCTATAAAAACATAGAGAACCGCTGATTATCAAAAAGGTCGTCTGAAAACCGGTATGACGGGTTTCGCTACAAGTTTTCAGACGACCTCCGTTCAAACTGCTACACCCGCCAGTTTGCCGATCATGCCCGTAACCGCCAATGCCGCCACGCCCCACAGGCACACGCGCAAGACGGCGGGTGCGACGGGTGCCCCGCCGAGTTTGGCGGAGGCGTAACCCAGCGCAGCGAGTCCGCACAAAGTGGTTACCGCCAGCGTAGGGATCAGGGCGGCGGGAGCGGTCAGCGCGACCAGCAGCGGCAGTATGGCGCCGGCGCAGAACGAACCGGCGGAGGCAAGCGCGGCCTGCATGGGCTTGGCGGCGGAGGTTTCGGTGATGCCGATTTCGTCGCGTGCATGGGCGGAGAGCGCGTCGTGTTCCATCAATGCCTGTGCGACTTCGGCGGCAAGTGCGTCGGACAAACCGCGGCGGCGGTAGATTTCGGTCAGTTCTGCCAGTTCGGCATCGGGATTGGCTTCCAATTCGTGGCGTTCTTTGTGCAAATCGGCTTTTTCCGTGTCCGACTGGCTGGATACGGAAACGTATTCCCCCGCCGCCATCGAAACCGCGCCGCCGATCAGGGCGGAAACGCCGGTCAGCAGCAGGGTTTGGAAATCGGGTGCAGCGGCCGCGACGCCCGTCAGCAGCGAAGCAGTGGAAATTAGGCCGTCGTTCGCGCCCAATACGCTTGCGCGCAGCCAGTTGTTGCGGTTGCTGAAATGGCGTTCGCTGTGTTGTGAATACATGGCAGTGTTCCGGCGGTGTTTTGCGTTATGGTAGCACCGTATCGGTTTATCGGGGCGGCGTAATCATGCGTTTGCACGCTGAAAATCCGTCCACACTTGATAATCATTGTCGCTTAAACGGGTTTGTGGTATAAATCCTAGAAATTTAGCTCTAAACTCTAATAACTGCCGATTAACCGAGAATCATGATGACACACACCGAATCAAGCGCGCAGCCGTCAACTATGGACACGGCTGCTTTTTTAAAGCACATCGAATCCGCATTCCGCCGCATTTTTTCAGACGACCTCAATCTCATGCAATACCTGCCCGAAGACAAATGGCTTGCCTTGAAGCAGGCGGGTTTGCTGTTGCCCTTCCTCGACAAAAAACATGGCGGCCGCAAGGGCAGCCAGTTTGAAATCCAAGAAGTCCTGCGGATTGCGGGGCATTACGGCGTGCCCGTTACCCTGCGTACCGGCATCGAAGGTGCGCTGGTGTTGCAGCCTCTGCAAGAGTTTGGCGACGAAGCGCAAGTCGCGCAAGGTTTGGACATGGTTTTCAAAGGCGAGGGTGGTGGTTTGGGTATTACCGAACCCGAAACCTCCGGCGCGGCGATTGCCCGCGAAATGCAGTCCTACTACGAATACATCGACGAACAAACGATTTACGTCAACGCCGCGAAATATTGGCAGGGCAACTCGCAGAGCGACTTTCTCCTCGTCGCCGCCAAAGAGCGCAAAAACGGCAAACTCTCCAAAGTCATCAACCTGCTGCTCGTTCCCAAACAATACATCCGCTACGAAGCCCTCGCATCCGAAGGCCTGCGCGCCGTCCGTTACGCCGTCAACCGCATTGATGCCCAAATGCCCGCCGCCGCCATCATGAAACTCTCGCAGAGCGACGCCGCCGGTTTGCGCGCGTTCCAAAACATCTTTATCCGCAGCCGCCTGCAACTGATCGGCATGACGCACGGCATCATGGAATACATCCTTGACAACCTGAACCGATACGTCCGCCACGACATCAAATTCGTTGATTACGAACGCCGCGAAATCCAACGCCGCCATCAGGTTTCCGAGATTCTTTACCGCTACGTCTGCCATTGCGTTTCGCCCGTTGCCCCCGTCGCCCATCAGCTGATGGAGGCAAACATCATCAAAACCCTCGCCACGGAATACACTTACGCCGCCGCCCAAATGTTGCAAAAACTCTTGGGCGCGAAGGGTTTTGAACGCGGACACACCGCCAGCAATATCGCTATCGACATCCGCCCCTTCACCATCTTCGAAGGTCCGAACGATATGCTTTATGCCGAAATTTACGACCAGTTCGTCCGTGCCACCGCCGAAGAAAAAGAAGCAGGCATTAAGTTGGACAAAAACCAAACCCTGCTCAATCGTCTGCAAACCGACGCCCGCTTTGCCGCCGTTGCGCGCGACTACACTTTACCCGAAGATATCCGCAGCTTCCTGCAGGAACGCACCTTGACCGATGCCTGCGCCTTGCAAAAAGTCTTCATCGGCAAAATCATCGCCCGACTATTTGTCTTCGTACAGGCGGAACACGAAGACACCGCAGCCTTCCTGTTGAACGACATCCGCAAAGACATATTGGACTGCCGATATTGCGGTTGATGGTTTAAGGCAGAGAGGTCGTCTGAAATCGGTTTTCAGACGACCTAGGGCGGATTTTCATATTTTCAATTCAAAAGCAGCTTCGTTACGAAAATCAAATGAATCAATTGATTTAGTCATGTTCATTGACTTTCAGACGACCTCAAAGCCCATGACCCTCTCCAAACTTCCTCTTTGGCAGACTTCCGAACAAGTCTGCGACATCTTACTTGCGCTGCCGGAAAAGCAGCGCAATCGTGCGTTGTACGAACTCGTTTCCCTTTTTGATCATGAAAACCCGCAAGGTCGAACGGAAGCCGAAAGTCAGCTTGTCGCCCTGCGCCTGCTGTGGCATGACCCGCGTTTTCAAGCTTTGGAAAACATCAAACATTGGTTACGCGATGTGCTTGGGTTGGACGAGTCAAACGGTTCATGGCTTACGTTGCAGAGCGACATTGAAACGCTGATGGAAATGCTCCATCCCGAAACCTGCCGCACTTACGGAGAATACGGCGGTATGTTCAAAAGCGCGCAAACGCTCGAACCTTTTGTCGCCCGAATGTTTGAGCGCGATACCGAGGCCTCGCGCAGCATGGCTTGGGACTGTCTGTATTGGAACAAAGAGCTCCGCCGTTTACGCCCCGATTGGGATGAATGGTTGAAAGAAGAAATCCGAAATCTGCATGATAAATACGGCGAAAACAAATAGCCGCCGCAACTGATTCAGGTTGACTGAAAGGTGTTTCTGACTTTGAGCGGCTGAAAATCAAACCCGACTGTTTTTTATAGTGGATTAACTATAGTGGATTAACTTTAAATCAGGACAAGGCGACGAAGCCGCGGACAGTACAGATAGTACGGAACCGATTCACTTGGTGCTTCAGCACCTTAGAGAATCGTTCTCTTTGAGCTAAGGCGAGGTAACACCGTCCTGGTTGAAAGTTAATCCACTATAAACGGCAATTTTGTATGGGAACGAATAGCGAACAATAAAAAGGTCGTCTGAAAATTTCAGACGACCTTTTTTCATTTCATCAACAGCCTAGTGGAATCAATCCAGCTTTTTAAAGTGGCGGCGGCGTTCCAGTTCGCTCAGGTAACGCTTGCGCAGACGGATGGACTGCGGCGTGATTTCAACGAGCTCGTCATCGTCGATAAACTCGACCGCACCTTCCAGCGTCAGCTTGATCGGCGTAGTCAGGCGCACGGCTTCGTCGGTGCCGCTAGCGCGGATGTTGGTGAGTTTTTTACCTTTGAGCGGGTTGACCACCAAATCGTTGTCGCGGCTGTGGATGCCGATAATCATGCCTTCGTAGATTTTGTCGTTGGGCGATACGAACATACGGCCGCGGTCTTCCAGATTCCATAAGGCATAAGCGACGGCTTCGCCTTGCTCTTGGGAAATCAGTACGCCGTTGTGGCGGCCGGGCATATCGGGTTTCACGGGCGCGTAGTCGTCGAATACGTGGCTCATCAAGCCGACGCCGCGCGTCAGGGTCATGAATTCGCCTTGGAAACCGATTAAGCCGCGCGCGGGAATATGGTATTCGAGGCGGGTACGGCCGTTGCCGTCGCTTTCCATATTGGTCAGTTCGCCACGGCGGCGGCCGAGTTCTTCCATTACCGCGCCTTGGTTTTCGTCCGGTACGTCTACGGTCAGGTTTTCATAAGGTTCGCATTTTTGACCGTCGATGTCGCGGTACACGACGCGCGGCTTGCCGACTGCCAGTTCAAAACCTTCGCGGCGCATGTTTTCCAACAAAATGGTCAGGTGCAGTTCGCCGCGTCCGGATACGCGGAACACGTCGGCATCGGCGGTATCTTCCACGCGCAGGGCGACGTTGGTCAGCAACTCTTTTTGCAGGCGGTCGCGGATTTGGCGGCTGGTCACGAATTTGCCTTCGGTACCCGCCAGTGGGCTGGTGTTCACCATAAAGTCCATCGTCAGCGTCGGTTCGTCCACGCTCAACATCGGCAAACCTTTGGGATTGTCTTTGTCGGTAATGGTTACGCCGATACCGATGTCTTCGATACCGGAAATAATCACGATGTCGCCGGCTTCGGCTTCTTCAAGCGGTACGCGCTCCAAACCTTTGAAACCCAAAAGCTGGTTGATGCGCCCTTGGGCAATTTGCTGATCGTGGTTCATCACGGCAACGACTTGGCCGGGTTTGATACGTCCGTTCAGGATACGACCGATGCCGAGACGGCCGGTGTAGTTGTCGTAGTCGAGTTGGGAAATTTGCAGTTGCAGCGTTTCGTCCGCGCTGCCGCTCGGTGCGGGCGTGTGTTTTAAGATGGTGTCGAACAGCGGACGCATGTCGTTGCTCTCGTCGGTTTCTTCCAGTTTGGCGAAACCGGACAGGCCGGAAGCGTAGACAATCGGGAAGTCCAATTGCTCGTCGGTTGCGCCCAAGTTGTCGAAGAGTTCGAAAGTTTGGTCGATGACCCAGCTCGGACGGGCGGACGGTTTGTCGATTTTATTGATGACGACGATCGGTTTCAGTCCCAAAGCCAAGGCTTTTTTGGTAACGAAACGGGTTTGCGGCATCGGGCCTTCCTGCGCATCCACCAACAATACGACGCAGTCCACCATACCCAAAACGCGCTCCACCTCGCCGCCGAAGTCGGCGTGTCCCGGGGTATCGACGATGTTGATGTGGTAGCCTTCGTAATCGATGGCGGTGTTTTTGGCGAGGATGGTAATGCCGCGTTCTTTTTCAAGGTCGTTGCTGTCCATCACGCGTTCGTCAATCTGCTGGTTGGCGCGGAATGTACCGGATTGGCGCAGCAGTTGGTCAACTAATGTGGTTTTGCCGTGGTCGACGTGGGCGATGATGGCAATGTTGCGAATTTGTTTCATGGTGATATGTATTTCAAATGATTTTTATCAAAAAGTAACTCGCGATTATATCACGGTTCATCTTATCGGACGGAGGGGGAGTAGATTAAATTTGAATCGGTACGGCGTTTGTCCTGGTTCAACCGTCATTCACTATATGCGTACTGCGGCACAGTTTGACGATAAAAGCATTTGAGAATAATTAATAATAAAATTTGATTGGGTTTTGTAATTTATTTGCTTTTATTTATGGTTAAAAAGTGTAAATATTTTTGAATGTTGAAATGGATTCTTAATACCAATGGCAACAAATATCTATATAAAACAAGGTATTGAATTTTCAGACGACCTTTTAAGGCTTCTGTTTCTTTTGATAATTGTTTGTATTTTAAATAGAAAATTTGTCAAGCGTCAGGCTTTTTCATACAATTCAGCCATCAAGAAACAACACGCAATGTTTTTTACAGACACTTTACAATTTCAAAGAAAGAGAAAGAATTATGCAAGGCAATCAAGCTGTTATCGATTATATGAACGAACTGTTGTCCGGCGAGCTGGCTGCACGCGATCAATACTTCATCCACTCACGCCTGTACTCCGAATGGGGCTACAACAAACTGTTCGAGCGTCTGAATCATGAGATGGAAGAAGAAACCACCCACGCCGAAGACTTCATCCGCCGTATCCTGATGCTGGGCGGTACGCCTAAAATGACCCGTGCCGAACTGAACATCGGTACCGACGTGATTTCCTGCCTGAAAGCGGATTTGAACACCGAGTACGAAGTACGCGATGCGTTGAAAAAAGGCATCAAACTGTGCGAAGAAGCACAAGACTACGTTACCCGTGATTTGATGATTGCCCAGTTGAAAGACACTGAAGAAGATCACGCCCACTGGCTGGAACAACAACTGCGTCTGATCGAACTCGTCGGCGAAGGCAACTACTATCAAAGCCAACTGTAATTAAGCGTATAAGGAGCTGAAAATGAAAGGCGATCGCTTAGTTATCCGCGAGCTGAACAAAAACTTGGGCTTGCTCTTGGTTACCATCAACCAATACTTCCTGCATGCCCGCATTTTGAAAAACTGGGGCTTTGAAGAATTGGGCGAACATTTCTTCAAA
The DNA window shown above is from Neisseria sicca and carries:
- the typA gene encoding translational GTPase TypA, with the protein product MKQIRNIAIIAHVDHGKTTLVDQLLRQSGTFRANQQIDERVMDSNDLEKERGITILAKNTAIDYEGYHINIVDTPGHADFGGEVERVLGMVDCVVLLVDAQEGPMPQTRFVTKKALALGLKPIVVINKIDKPSARPSWVIDQTFELFDNLGATDEQLDFPIVYASGLSGFAKLEETDESNDMRPLFDTILKHTPAPSGSADETLQLQISQLDYDNYTGRLGIGRILNGRIKPGQVVAVMNHDQQIAQGRINQLLGFKGLERVPLEEAEAGDIVIISGIEDIGIGVTITDKDNPKGLPMLSVDEPTLTMDFMVNTSPLAGTEGKFVTSRQIRDRLQKELLTNVALRVEDTADADVFRVSGRGELHLTILLENMRREGFELAVGKPRVVYRDIDGQKCEPYENLTVDVPDENQGAVMEELGRRRGELTNMESDGNGRTRLEYHIPARGLIGFQGEFMTLTRGVGLMSHVFDDYAPVKPDMPGRHNGVLISQEQGEAVAYALWNLEDRGRMFVSPNDKIYEGMIIGIHSRDNDLVVNPLKGKKLTNIRASGTDEAVRLTTPIKLTLEGAVEFIDDDELVEITPQSIRLRKRYLSELERRRHFKKLD
- a CDS encoding LIC11966 family surface protein, giving the protein MILEFIKKLFGATGGASSSPKRGGWNEEEGVYYAKGSYDNAVEYNNELMCIANFMLYHMEDMNQAMDKRDYAQAENVRVQWIAAIPNYIAQADKLGAYKGDASLLNALKSHLRFFSDLMEDGYKKLIQIRASGKHGSEEDEEQLDENNEKILDSTDKFNEVSDEFLEKFEDE
- a CDS encoding acyl-CoA dehydrogenase family protein, translating into MTHTESSAQPSTMDTAAFLKHIESAFRRIFSDDLNLMQYLPEDKWLALKQAGLLLPFLDKKHGGRKGSQFEIQEVLRIAGHYGVPVTLRTGIEGALVLQPLQEFGDEAQVAQGLDMVFKGEGGGLGITEPETSGAAIAREMQSYYEYIDEQTIYVNAAKYWQGNSQSDFLLVAAKERKNGKLSKVINLLLVPKQYIRYEALASEGLRAVRYAVNRIDAQMPAAAIMKLSQSDAAGLRAFQNIFIRSRLQLIGMTHGIMEYILDNLNRYVRHDIKFVDYERREIQRRHQVSEILYRYVCHCVSPVAPVAHQLMEANIIKTLATEYTYAAAQMLQKLLGAKGFERGHTASNIAIDIRPFTIFEGPNDMLYAEIYDQFVRATAEEKEAGIKLDKNQTLLNRLQTDARFAAVARDYTLPEDIRSFLQERTLTDACALQKVFIGKIIARLFVFVQAEHEDTAAFLLNDIRKDILDCRYCG
- the bfr gene encoding bacterioferritin — translated: MQGNQAVIDYMNELLSGELAARDQYFIHSRLYSEWGYNKLFERLNHEMEEETTHAEDFIRRILMLGGTPKMTRAELNIGTDVISCLKADLNTEYEVRDALKKGIKLCEEAQDYVTRDLMIAQLKDTEEDHAHWLEQQLRLIELVGEGNYYQSQL
- a CDS encoding VIT1/CCC1 transporter family protein, producing the protein MYSQHSERHFSNRNNWLRASVLGANDGLISTASLLTGVAAAAPDFQTLLLTGVSALIGGAVSMAAGEYVSVSSQSDTEKADLHKERHELEANPDAELAELTEIYRRRGLSDALAAEVAQALMEHDALSAHARDEIGITETSAAKPMQAALASAGSFCAGAILPLLVALTAPAALIPTLAVTTLCGLAALGYASAKLGGAPVAPAVLRVCLWGVAALAVTGMIGKLAGVAV